In bacterium, the following proteins share a genomic window:
- the surE gene encoding 5'/3'-nucleotidase SurE, giving the protein MAEQKHILISNDDGINAHGIGVLEDAVRSLGCFRITVVAPHDQQSASSHSLTLTSPLRIIEHGPGRYAVTGTPTDTVLVAMEKILRADPPDYVMSGINHGPNMGEDVIYSGTVAAAMEGTMFGIPSYAFSLAAWHPTDFSGAREFLRRCLPEIIAFPLRRGSLLNVNIPDGPIEGIRGIRVTRLGNRVYQNVITDQVDPHGKPYFWIGGQGPTWSRDQGTDYAAVEEGFVSLTPLIVDLTHYGLHQEMKGLERDGLPPAPGDGAR; this is encoded by the coding sequence ATGGCTGAGCAGAAGCACATCCTGATCTCCAACGACGACGGCATCAACGCCCACGGCATCGGCGTGCTCGAGGACGCGGTGCGTTCGCTCGGCTGCTTCCGCATCACCGTGGTGGCGCCGCACGACCAGCAGAGCGCCAGCAGCCACAGCCTGACGCTGACGTCGCCGCTGCGCATCATCGAGCACGGGCCGGGCCGCTACGCCGTCACCGGCACGCCCACCGACACGGTGCTCGTGGCCATGGAGAAGATCCTGCGCGCCGACCCGCCCGACTACGTGATGAGCGGCATCAACCACGGGCCGAACATGGGCGAGGACGTGATCTACTCGGGCACCGTCGCGGCAGCGATGGAAGGCACCATGTTCGGCATCCCCAGCTATGCGTTCTCGCTCGCGGCCTGGCACCCGACCGACTTCAGCGGCGCGCGCGAGTTCCTGCGACGCTGCCTGCCGGAGATCATCGCGTTTCCGCTCCGGCGCGGCTCGCTGCTGAACGTAAACATTCCCGACGGGCCCATCGAAGGCATCCGCGGCATCCGCGTCACGCGCCTGGGCAATCGCGTCTACCAGAACGTGATCACCGACCAGGTGGACCCGCACGGCAAGCCGTACTTCTGGATCGGGGGCCAGGGCCCCACCTGGAGCCGCGACCAGGGCACCGACTACGCGGCGGTGGAGGAGGGGTTCGTCTCGCTGACGCCGCTCATCGTCGACCTGACGCACTACGGGCTGCACCAGGAGATGAAAGGCCTCGAGCGCGACGGCCTGCCGCCGGCCCCGGGGGACGGCGCCCGATGA
- a CDS encoding protein-L-isoaspartate(D-aspartate) O-methyltransferase has product MNDFAVARRRMVREQLADAGLDDRRVLRAMEAVPRHRFVPALLHHRAHQDCALPIGFGQTISKPFTVGLMSCLLGLQGHERVLEIGTGSGYQAAVLGTLCREVVTVERVAPLARRAGQLLADLGYANVEVRAADGREGAPDLAPYDAIVVTACAPHLPSALVAQLAEGGYLLLPVDKGREQILYRYQRRGQEVVIERSVSCRFVPLLPGVQETPTEETPAEETPPDAVTETGTDTDTNPGHDHGSSHA; this is encoded by the coding sequence ATGAACGACTTCGCCGTCGCCCGCCGCCGCATGGTGCGCGAGCAGCTGGCCGACGCGGGCCTCGACGACCGCCGGGTGCTGCGCGCCATGGAGGCCGTGCCGCGTCACCGCTTCGTGCCGGCGTTGCTGCACCACCGCGCGCACCAGGACTGCGCCCTGCCGATCGGGTTCGGCCAGACCATCAGCAAGCCGTTCACCGTCGGCCTCATGAGCTGCCTGCTCGGCCTGCAGGGGCACGAGCGCGTGCTCGAGATCGGCACCGGCTCCGGGTACCAGGCCGCGGTGCTGGGCACGCTGTGCCGCGAAGTGGTCACCGTCGAGCGCGTGGCCCCGCTGGCGCGCCGCGCCGGACAGTTGCTGGCCGACCTCGGCTATGCGAATGTCGAGGTGCGCGCCGCCGACGGCCGCGAGGGCGCGCCCGACCTGGCGCCGTACGACGCCATCGTCGTGACGGCCTGCGCGCCGCACCTGCCTTCGGCGCTGGTGGCCCAGCTGGCCGAAGGAGGCTACCTTCTGCTGCCGGTCGACAAGGGCCGCGAGCAGATCCTCTACCGGTACCAGCGCCGCGGGCAGGAAGTGGTGATCGAGCGCTCGGTCTCGTGCCGCTTCGTGCCGCTGCTGCCGGGCGTGCAAGAGACGCCAACTGAAGAGACGCCGGCTGAAGAGACGCCGCCCGACGCTGTCACCGAAACAGGCACCGACACCGACACCAACCCAGGCCACGACCACGGGAGCTCCCATGCGTGA
- a CDS encoding small multi-drug export protein, translating into MREDILAALGSLPPPLAVFLIAMLPIFELRGAIPAGYALGMTNGLTIWLLAVAGNCVPVLPILVLLGPAERRLRRFRTMDRFFTWLFRRTEAKSDLIRRYESIGLTLFVAIPLPMTGAWTGAIAAYLFKLPLRLALPCIILGVLIAGVVVSLVSAGVISLWH; encoded by the coding sequence ATGCGTGAAGACATCCTTGCCGCCCTCGGCAGCCTGCCGCCACCGCTGGCCGTCTTCCTGATCGCGATGCTGCCCATCTTCGAGCTGCGCGGGGCCATCCCAGCCGGCTACGCGCTGGGAATGACCAATGGCCTGACCATCTGGCTGCTGGCCGTGGCCGGCAACTGCGTGCCCGTCCTGCCCATCCTGGTCCTGCTGGGCCCGGCCGAGCGCCGCCTGCGCCGCTTCCGCACCATGGACCGTTTCTTCACCTGGCTGTTCAGGCGCACCGAGGCCAAGAGCGACCTCATCCGCCGCTACGAAAGCATCGGGCTGACCCTGTTCGTGGCGATTCCCCTGCCCATGACCGGCGCCTGGACCGGGGCCATTGCCGCCTACCTGTTCAAACTCCCCTTGCGGTTGGCCCTGCCGTGTATCATTCTTGGCGTCCTGATCGCCGGCGTCGTGGTCAGCCTCGTGTCCGCAGGGGTCATCTCGTTATGGCACTAG
- a CDS encoding LysM peptidoglycan-binding domain-containing M23 family metallopeptidase, whose translation MKPGAVVLALAITCCVAVALAQETPRYTVRKGDSLSLVARKLGTTVAHLRRSNGLKSDVIHVGQDLSVPDAFKGLKPGDVRWSRPLPKGGRTVRPFGNYQQGKLVLPSTGADIACAAGTKVTAPASGIVRHAGAMDGVGIVVILEHGGSYTSVLAPLDAASLAAQPGQIVLRGDVLGATAAPESASEEPHLHVELRSNDKAVAPDRLLK comes from the coding sequence TTGAAGCCGGGCGCGGTTGTCCTCGCCCTGGCCATCACTTGCTGCGTCGCTGTGGCCCTCGCGCAGGAGACGCCCCGCTACACGGTGCGCAAGGGCGACAGCCTGTCGCTCGTCGCCAGGAAGCTGGGCACCACCGTGGCGCACCTCAGGCGCAGCAACGGCCTCAAGAGCGACGTGATCCATGTCGGCCAGGACCTCTCGGTACCCGACGCCTTCAAGGGACTCAAGCCCGGCGATGTCCGCTGGAGCCGCCCGCTGCCCAAGGGCGGCCGCACGGTGCGCCCCTTCGGCAATTACCAGCAGGGCAAGCTGGTGCTGCCGAGCACGGGCGCCGATATCGCCTGCGCCGCCGGCACGAAGGTCACGGCGCCGGCCAGCGGCATCGTGCGCCACGCCGGGGCCATGGACGGCGTCGGCATCGTGGTCATTCTCGAGCACGGCGGCAGCTACACCTCGGTGCTGGCCCCGCTCGACGCCGCCTCGCTCGCGGCGCAACCCGGCCAGATCGTGCTGCGGGGCGATGTCCTCGGCGCCACGGCCGCGCCCGAGTCCGCATCCGAGGAACCGCACCTTCATGTGGAGCTGCGGAGCAACGACAAGGCGGTCGCTCCCGACCGCCTGCTCAAGTAG
- a CDS encoding adenine phosphoribosyltransferase codes for MKAIDLRQVIRDVPDFPKPGILFKDITPVLENPAAYAAAVDGLRGLLAAAPCDRLAAIESRGFVFGGPLALQLGLPLSLVRKAGKLPAATRAVTYALEYGTATIEAHLDSFHAGERIVIVDDLLATGGTALAAAQLVREAGATVAGFLFLVELDFLAGREKLLVEAPVFSLVRFG; via the coding sequence ATGAAGGCGATCGATCTGCGGCAGGTGATTCGCGACGTGCCCGACTTTCCCAAGCCCGGCATCCTGTTCAAGGACATCACGCCCGTGCTGGAGAACCCGGCCGCCTACGCTGCGGCCGTCGACGGCCTGCGCGGCCTGCTGGCAGCGGCGCCCTGCGATCGCCTGGCGGCCATCGAGTCGCGCGGCTTCGTGTTCGGCGGCCCGCTGGCCCTGCAGCTGGGCCTGCCGCTGTCGCTCGTGCGCAAGGCCGGCAAGCTGCCCGCCGCCACGCGCGCCGTGACCTACGCCCTGGAGTACGGCACCGCCACCATCGAGGCCCACCTCGACAGCTTCCATGCCGGCGAACGCATCGTCATCGTCGACGACCTGCTGGCCACCGGCGGCACCGCGCTGGCCGCCGCCCAACTGGTGCGCGAGGCGGGCGCCACGGTGGCCGGATTCCTGTTCCTGGTGGAGTTGGATTTCCTGGCCGGGCGGGAAAAGCTGCTCGTCGAGGCGCCGGTGTTTTCCCTTGTGCGGTTCGGCTGA
- a CDS encoding glycosyltransferase family 39 protein — protein MLQFALDIIIFFARNMVAAFALFFGVWLLAGRRLDLSGLRLRPAIVWTLSLALVTVFAGIAAWYVGLEGFAGEVEPVISTLSWLVSHGHPLYTPFDAAERYSVLYGPSVFLTNGLFLKLLGPSLVSVKLASAIAAVGSLVLLYAAMARRRRDTMAVALTAGAAMYFWAQGFSVAVVRPDALMLFALALGLYGAARLRLPLAVLVVAVTAGFGVNLKLHGILYFVPVMAVLATRFGRRATVTSLLGAGLVAALPFAFNDQVSLVNYLAWVRNASHHGLSTEFLSLDLGYAAALVLPLGLVLAVGGWRRWQGTPEGTLLLSLVAVLPATLVLASKPGAGMVHLMPLALPTIYVLGRLLHRLQDVGFDWRPRTRQGALVAFALTLLLAGSVNEYRAVRLLDWQSRQLPDLADDVRSIMNDYDGLSLAMACGGENKAFLSTWPRALLAFSDNPVLLDPISVMDSSLSGRDLSSSTYDAIREGRISVWLVPRGQRPFRKVNWYAPTCRSSPTTSSSTSRSTIRRARSRGISICGSGTDCRAWRCCAVAGVLRRNCW, from the coding sequence ATGCTACAGTTCGCCTTGGATATCATCATCTTCTTTGCCCGGAACATGGTGGCCGCGTTTGCCCTGTTCTTCGGCGTGTGGCTGCTCGCCGGGCGGCGCCTGGACCTGTCGGGGCTGCGCCTGCGACCGGCCATCGTCTGGACGTTGTCGCTCGCCCTGGTGACGGTGTTCGCCGGCATCGCCGCCTGGTACGTGGGGCTGGAGGGCTTCGCGGGCGAGGTGGAGCCGGTGATCTCCACCCTGTCGTGGCTGGTCAGCCACGGTCACCCCCTCTACACGCCCTTCGACGCCGCCGAGCGCTACAGCGTCCTCTACGGTCCTTCCGTGTTCCTGACCAACGGCCTGTTCCTGAAGCTGCTCGGGCCGTCGCTGGTGTCGGTGAAGCTGGCTTCGGCGATCGCCGCGGTGGGCAGCCTGGTGCTGCTGTACGCGGCCATGGCGCGCCGCCGGCGCGACACCATGGCGGTGGCTCTGACGGCCGGCGCGGCGATGTATTTCTGGGCCCAGGGCTTCTCGGTGGCCGTGGTGCGCCCGGACGCGCTGATGTTGTTCGCACTGGCGCTGGGGCTGTACGGGGCGGCGCGCCTGCGGCTGCCGCTGGCGGTGCTGGTCGTCGCCGTGACCGCCGGCTTCGGCGTCAACCTGAAGCTGCACGGCATCCTCTATTTCGTGCCGGTGATGGCGGTGCTGGCGACGCGGTTCGGTCGCCGCGCCACCGTGACCTCGCTGCTCGGCGCCGGCCTGGTGGCGGCCCTGCCGTTCGCATTCAACGACCAGGTCTCGCTGGTGAACTACCTGGCCTGGGTGCGCAACGCCTCCCACCACGGCCTGTCCACCGAGTTCCTCTCGCTCGACCTCGGCTATGCCGCGGCGCTGGTGCTGCCGCTGGGCCTGGTGCTGGCGGTGGGCGGCTGGCGGCGCTGGCAGGGCACGCCCGAGGGCACGCTGCTGCTCTCGCTGGTGGCGGTGCTGCCGGCAACGCTGGTCCTGGCCTCGAAGCCGGGCGCCGGCATGGTGCACCTGATGCCGCTGGCCCTGCCGACGATCTACGTGCTGGGACGCCTGCTGCACCGCCTGCAGGACGTGGGCTTCGACTGGCGTCCGCGCACGCGCCAGGGCGCTCTGGTGGCCTTCGCGCTGACGCTGCTGCTGGCCGGCAGCGTGAACGAGTACCGCGCCGTGCGCCTGCTCGACTGGCAGTCGCGCCAGCTGCCCGACCTGGCCGACGACGTGCGTTCGATCATGAACGACTACGACGGCCTGTCCCTGGCCATGGCCTGCGGCGGCGAGAACAAGGCCTTCCTCAGCACGTGGCCGCGCGCCCTGCTCGCCTTCAGCGACAACCCGGTGCTGCTGGACCCGATCTCGGTGATGGATTCGTCGCTGTCGGGCCGCGACCTCTCCTCCTCCACCTACGACGCTATCCGCGAAGGCCGCATCTCGGTCTGGCTGGTCCCGCGTGGCCAGCGCCCGTTCCGCAAGGTGAACTGGTACGCCCCCACCTGCCGATCTTCCCCGACGACTTCGTCGAGCACTTCGAGAAGTACTATTCGCCGCGCGCGAAGTCGCGGTATTTCGATTTGTGGTTCTGGAACGGATTGCCGGGCGTGGCGGTGTTGCGCGGTGGCGGGGGTGCTGCGGAGGAATTGTTGGTGA
- the trxA gene encoding thioredoxin, protein MSTTLREFTDADFMSSVMHNPQPVLVDFWAPWCGPCKALTPTIEKLAGEFAGRVIVGKMDIQAQPQAAGELGIRSIPALLFFKGGRVVDSLMGVVNEGKIRDKLEELAG, encoded by the coding sequence ATGTCGACCACGCTGCGCGAATTCACCGACGCCGATTTCATGTCATCCGTGATGCACAACCCGCAGCCGGTGCTCGTCGATTTCTGGGCGCCGTGGTGCGGACCCTGCAAGGCGCTGACGCCGACCATCGAGAAACTCGCCGGCGAGTTCGCGGGCCGGGTCATCGTCGGCAAGATGGACATCCAGGCCCAGCCGCAGGCCGCCGGCGAACTGGGCATCCGGAGCATCCCGGCGCTGCTGTTCTTCAAGGGCGGGCGCGTGGTCGATTCGTTGATGGGCGTCGTGAACGAGGGCAAGATCCGCGACAAGCTGGAGGAACTGGCGGGCTGA
- the holA gene encoding DNA polymerase III subunit delta, with amino-acid sequence MAQRPGQRSGQRSGRGETADPGFQDLVREDLKTGKFRPVYLLAGEDILRVEGVVEKIRKDALGESGAAFNYHVFRGDQTPIARVIQQALALPMLGKLQVIWLKHAEQCVGDADGAAAVEKYLARPVPETILIMSSDKADKRKRWVKLCQSEGWYFDFSPPTGDALMQWVLKAAQKESLPLAPDQARLLVELVGGDLMSLKSEIDKLALMCEDRGRALSADELGEIIMDQAALEGYEITAALEPGRAAEVLRTWFRLAEWGRSAHEIAPLLLARIRKGALLAACRDEGLRDGEIASLSAQNPYSFRFLEPMVRGMGLEGLSRGLEIALDADRRLKGSPLKPELVVEKTILELCREPDGRRPAAARPRKD; translated from the coding sequence ATGGCGCAGCGCCCAGGACAGCGCTCAGGACAACGCTCAGGGCGCGGAGAAACGGCTGATCCCGGTTTCCAGGACCTCGTGCGCGAGGACCTGAAGACCGGGAAGTTCCGCCCGGTCTATCTCCTGGCCGGCGAGGACATCCTGCGCGTCGAGGGCGTGGTTGAGAAGATACGCAAGGATGCGCTCGGAGAGAGCGGCGCCGCCTTCAATTACCACGTCTTCCGCGGCGACCAGACCCCCATCGCCCGCGTCATCCAGCAGGCGCTCGCGCTGCCGATGCTCGGCAAGCTGCAGGTCATCTGGCTGAAGCACGCCGAGCAGTGCGTGGGCGATGCCGACGGCGCTGCCGCCGTCGAGAAGTACCTGGCGCGGCCGGTGCCCGAGACCATCCTCATCATGTCGTCGGACAAGGCGGACAAGCGCAAGCGTTGGGTGAAGCTGTGCCAGTCAGAAGGCTGGTACTTCGACTTTTCGCCGCCCACCGGCGACGCCCTCATGCAGTGGGTCCTGAAGGCCGCGCAGAAGGAAAGCCTGCCGCTGGCGCCGGACCAGGCGCGCCTGCTCGTCGAGCTGGTCGGCGGCGACCTGATGAGCCTCAAGAGCGAAATCGACAAGCTGGCCCTCATGTGCGAGGACCGCGGCCGCGCGCTGTCCGCCGACGAACTCGGCGAGATCATCATGGACCAGGCCGCGCTCGAGGGTTACGAGATCACCGCGGCGCTGGAGCCCGGGCGCGCCGCCGAGGTCCTCCGCACCTGGTTCCGGCTGGCGGAGTGGGGGCGCAGCGCCCATGAGATAGCCCCCCTGCTCCTGGCCCGTATCCGCAAGGGGGCCCTCCTGGCCGCCTGCCGCGACGAAGGGCTGCGCGACGGCGAAATAGCCTCGCTCAGCGCCCAGAACCCCTACAGTTTCCGCTTCCTGGAACCCATGGTCCGCGGAATGGGCCTCGAAGGCCTGTCGCGCGGACTGGAAATCGCCTTGGACGCCGATCGCCGGTTGAAGGGCTCGCCGCTCAAGCCGGAGCTCGTCGTCGAGAAAACCATCCTCGAGTTGTGCCGCGAACCGGACGGTCGACGCCCGGCGGCGGCACGTCCCCGAAAGGACTGA
- a CDS encoding sigma-54-dependent Fis family transcriptional regulator encodes MKPLILVIDDEEAIRLFLESTLEDEGYEVRTAASGGEGLSEAFARVPDLVLLDLMLPDMSGLQVLGTLKEKLPHLCVIMLTAYREADSAVKAMKLEAFDYATKPIQLKSLISVVSKGLEATADARDRYRRLTQSDLFGGIDDVVPSQSPAMIDVYDTVRRISAGGGSTVLIDGESGVGKDVVANLIHRTSPRRDFPFLDVNCAALPENLLESELFGHEKGAFTDAVAQKLGLLELANGGTLFLDEIGEMALTVQVKLLRVLEKMVFRRVGGLQDVGVDVRIVAATNRNLASQVKAGTFREDLYYRLNVVRLSVPPLRARSEDILPLAEFFLGKFSSRFKKNFKRFDDETARQLVAYHWPGNIRELRNVIERAVLLEEGISLTAAQLRLGSEPDAGGNDLPAALNDVLTGPWPEDGVDLEQIVAQFEEALVRRAFAAANGNQSLAARLLRLNRDKFRYRLRQYGIRS; translated from the coding sequence ATGAAGCCCCTCATCCTGGTCATCGATGACGAAGAGGCGATCCGCCTGTTCCTGGAGTCGACGCTCGAGGACGAGGGGTACGAGGTGCGCACGGCCGCCTCGGGCGGCGAGGGTCTGAGCGAGGCGTTCGCCCGCGTGCCGGACCTGGTCCTGCTGGACCTGATGCTGCCGGACATGAGCGGGCTGCAGGTGCTCGGCACGCTCAAGGAAAAGCTGCCCCACCTGTGCGTCATCATGCTGACCGCCTACCGCGAGGCGGACTCCGCCGTCAAGGCGATGAAGCTCGAGGCCTTCGATTACGCGACCAAGCCCATCCAGCTGAAGAGCCTGATCTCGGTCGTCAGCAAGGGGCTTGAGGCCACGGCCGATGCGCGCGACCGCTACCGTCGCCTGACGCAGAGCGACCTGTTCGGGGGCATCGACGACGTGGTGCCGAGCCAGTCGCCGGCGATGATCGACGTCTACGACACGGTGCGGCGGATCTCGGCGGGCGGCGGCAGCACGGTGCTCATCGACGGCGAGTCGGGCGTGGGCAAGGACGTGGTGGCCAACCTGATCCACCGCACGTCGCCCCGGCGCGATTTCCCGTTCCTGGACGTCAACTGCGCGGCCCTGCCCGAGAACCTGCTCGAGAGCGAGCTCTTCGGCCACGAGAAGGGCGCCTTCACCGACGCCGTGGCCCAGAAGCTGGGCCTGCTGGAACTGGCCAACGGTGGTACGCTGTTCCTGGACGAGATCGGTGAGATGGCGCTCACGGTGCAGGTGAAGCTGCTGCGGGTGCTGGAGAAGATGGTCTTCCGCCGGGTGGGTGGCCTGCAGGATGTCGGGGTCGACGTGCGCATCGTGGCGGCCACGAACCGCAACCTCGCATCGCAAGTGAAGGCAGGGACTTTCCGCGAAGATCTCTACTATCGCCTTAACGTGGTGCGGCTGTCCGTGCCGCCCCTTCGTGCGCGGTCCGAGGACATCCTGCCGCTGGCCGAGTTCTTCCTGGGCAAGTTCAGCAGTCGCTTCAAGAAGAACTTCAAGCGATTTGACGATGAGACGGCCCGGCAACTGGTTGCGTATCATTGGCCCGGCAATATCCGGGAGCTGCGCAACGTGATCGAGCGCGCGGTCCTGCTCGAAGAGGGGATCTCGCTGACGGCAGCGCAACTGCGCCTGGGCAGCGAGCCGGACGCCGGCGGCAACGACCTGCCGGCGGCATTGAACGATGTCCTGACCGGTCCCTGGCCGGAAGACGGTGTGGACCTGGAGCAGATCGTAGCGCAATTCGAGGAAGCGCTGGTGCGGCGGGCCTTTGCTGCCGCCAACGGCAACCAGAGCCTGGCCGCGCGCCTGTTGAGGCTGAATCGCGACAAGTTCCGCTATCGGCTGCGGCAGTACGGGATACGGTCATGA
- a CDS encoding sugar transferase: MPGEGLAAVPAYSGTLRLPSSVFLVAKRGFDVSVALLGLGVFGLVLPLLALIIKLDSPGPVFFAQERVGINRRRTRAAHDGPDRRKVLQPGRPFRVIKLRSMGVQAEAGGPQWATKNDVRVTRVGKFLRKTRLDEVPQFLNVLRGEMSIIGPRPERLVFVRQLEKEIPFYRDRLLMLPGITGLAQVINGYDDGIESVRRKIELDRQYIHSAGFIQEFKILLATVSVVLKGEGAR, from the coding sequence ATGCCCGGCGAAGGACTCGCCGCGGTCCCCGCCTATTCCGGCACGCTGCGGCTGCCGAGTTCCGTGTTCCTGGTCGCCAAGCGCGGCTTCGATGTCAGCGTGGCCCTGCTGGGCCTGGGCGTCTTCGGCCTCGTGCTGCCGCTGCTGGCCCTGATCATCAAGCTCGATTCGCCCGGCCCGGTGTTCTTCGCGCAGGAGCGCGTGGGCATCAATCGCCGGCGCACGCGCGCGGCGCACGACGGGCCGGACCGCCGCAAGGTGCTGCAGCCCGGTCGCCCCTTCCGCGTGATCAAGTTGCGCTCGATGGGCGTGCAGGCCGAGGCCGGCGGTCCCCAGTGGGCCACCAAGAACGATGTGCGTGTCACGCGCGTCGGCAAGTTCCTGCGCAAGACGCGCCTCGATGAAGTGCCGCAGTTCCTGAACGTGCTGCGCGGCGAGATGAGCATCATCGGCCCGCGCCCGGAGCGCCTGGTGTTCGTGCGGCAGCTGGAGAAGGAGATTCCCTTCTACCGCGACCGCCTGCTGATGCTGCCCGGCATCACCGGCCTGGCGCAGGTCATCAACGGCTACGACGACGGGATCGAGTCGGTGCGGCGCAAGATCGAGCTGGACCGGCAGTACATCCACTCGGCGGGCTTCATCCAGGAATTCAAGATCCTCCTGGCGACCGTGAGCGTGGTGCTGAAGGGCGAGGGCGCGCGCTAA
- a CDS encoding flippase-like domain-containing protein: MRPPRQWIARTFLVVAATAVIYVVGAAIIGWDDLRDHLGAFPGHLLAPLAGLSLGNYLLRFLRWEIFLRRLGIRIGLPSSLILYFSSYLMVITPGKIGEVFKAGLLRERFAVPLARGVPIVLAERIYDFLGVLLLAAVGLTFWPGPLVGLTGGLVAAAAVPVLLALFQVRPVRDRLLARLAARPQLARHREGLQGATHTLGRLLGPAEAAWAVALSTAAWACECAGLWLVCSGLGLDVPLGQACFVYAAGTLVGSLSFLPGGLGGTEATIVWLLGRLAVPSATAGAAALIIRIFTLWLAVAVGLAFWGPSRRLLLETRNEAGGPAVR; this comes from the coding sequence GTGCGTCCGCCCCGCCAATGGATCGCCCGCACCTTCCTCGTGGTCGCAGCGACCGCGGTCATCTACGTGGTCGGCGCCGCCATCATCGGCTGGGACGACCTTCGGGACCACCTGGGCGCCTTCCCCGGCCACCTGCTGGCGCCGCTGGCCGGCCTCTCGCTGGGCAACTATCTGCTGCGATTCCTGCGGTGGGAGATCTTCCTGCGCCGCCTGGGCATCCGCATCGGCCTGCCTTCGTCACTCATTCTCTATTTCTCGTCGTACCTGATGGTGATCACGCCCGGCAAGATCGGCGAGGTTTTCAAGGCCGGCCTGCTGCGCGAGCGCTTCGCCGTGCCCCTGGCCCGCGGCGTGCCCATTGTCCTGGCCGAGCGGATTTACGACTTCCTCGGGGTGCTGCTCCTGGCCGCGGTGGGGCTGACCTTCTGGCCGGGGCCCCTGGTCGGCCTGACGGGCGGCCTGGTCGCCGCCGCTGCCGTGCCGGTGCTGCTGGCGCTGTTCCAGGTGCGGCCCGTGCGTGACCGCCTGCTGGCCCGGCTGGCCGCCCGACCGCAGCTGGCCCGCCACCGCGAAGGCCTGCAGGGCGCCACCCATACCCTGGGGCGCCTGCTGGGACCAGCCGAGGCGGCCTGGGCCGTTGCCCTGTCGACCGCGGCCTGGGCCTGCGAATGCGCAGGTTTGTGGCTAGTCTGCAGTGGCCTGGGCCTTGACGTGCCGCTCGGCCAGGCCTGCTTCGTCTACGCCGCCGGTACGCTGGTGGGCTCGCTCAGCTTCCTGCCCGGCGGCCTGGGCGGCACCGAGGCCACCATCGTCTGGCTGCTGGGACGCCTCGCCGTGCCCAGTGCGACGGCCGGGGCGGCGGCCCTGATCATCCGCATCTTCACGCTCTGGCTGGCCGTGGCGGTCGGCCTGGCGTTCTGGGGGCCGTCGAGGCGCCTGCTGCTCGAGACGCGAAACGAGGCGGGCGGCCCAGCCGTCCGCTGA
- a CDS encoding SLBB domain-containing protein, protein MRMRTTEGRRALALAMLAMMALAASGAGAQTAAAGIRPGEVLQMVIPGRPDLDRALVVAGDGTVDIPQVGEVRLTGLTLGEAGVLLKQRLRLIAPTLDSVELTRTEAATFRVYVIGQVGHPGVHEFTTHPTVWDVMRAAGGPLRAADLREARVIREVDGTPSTIPMDLSGMLEGEGFPTGTLQDGDTLVIPTLPDGVSGVPSNRGVKVFGGVAVPSVVPVDGPTRLMDVLMLAGAPVVDANTKKIWWVHSGSGSDEAQQVNLRLFLEKGDLAGNPLIHPGDTVQVMMSRPGKLQTSLAFLLGTAATVAAVYVALNQGN, encoded by the coding sequence ATGAGGATGCGTACGACTGAGGGACGCCGGGCACTGGCGCTGGCCATGCTGGCGATGATGGCGCTGGCTGCGAGCGGTGCGGGCGCCCAGACGGCCGCGGCGGGAATCCGCCCGGGCGAAGTGCTGCAGATGGTGATCCCGGGACGCCCGGACCTGGACCGCGCCCTGGTGGTCGCGGGCGACGGCACCGTGGATATCCCGCAGGTGGGCGAAGTGCGGCTGACCGGGCTCACGCTCGGCGAGGCCGGCGTGCTGCTCAAGCAGCGCCTGCGGCTCATCGCACCGACGCTCGACTCCGTCGAACTGACCCGGACCGAGGCGGCGACCTTCCGTGTCTATGTCATCGGCCAGGTGGGCCACCCGGGCGTGCACGAGTTCACGACCCATCCCACGGTGTGGGACGTGATGCGGGCCGCGGGCGGGCCGCTGCGCGCAGCCGACCTGCGCGAAGCGCGCGTCATCCGCGAGGTGGACGGCACCCCCAGCACGATTCCCATGGACCTGTCCGGCATGCTCGAGGGCGAGGGCTTCCCGACCGGGACCCTGCAGGACGGGGACACGCTGGTGATCCCGACGTTGCCGGACGGCGTGTCGGGCGTGCCTTCGAACCGCGGCGTGAAGGTGTTCGGCGGCGTGGCGGTGCCTTCGGTGGTGCCCGTCGACGGTCCCACACGGCTGATGGACGTCCTCATGCTGGCCGGTGCGCCGGTCGTCGATGCAAACACCAAGAAGATCTGGTGGGTGCATTCCGGCAGCGGCAGCGACGAGGCCCAGCAGGTGAACCTGCGCCTGTTCCTGGAGAAGGGCGACCTGGCGGGCAACCCGCTGATCCATCCCGGGGACACGGTGCAGGTGATGATGTCGCGCCCGGGCAAGCTGCAGACGAGCCTGGCCTTCCTGCTGGGAACGGCCGCGACGGTCGCGGCGGTCTATGTGGCGCTGAACCAGGGTAACTAG